In Sorghum bicolor cultivar BTx623 chromosome 8, Sorghum_bicolor_NCBIv3, whole genome shotgun sequence, one genomic interval encodes:
- the LOC110437519 gene encoding uncharacterized protein LOC110437519: MVAGSGSKEAEGEARGLILVSIRGLIQVLQGEAAVAMGLFPIIVGGGRSGYGGYGGYGSQNNYGYQGFHGANRGRRPYYGGYGGKRCRGAGYGGQQFQQQATPNPTPMGGGNYGTGAHIADQMGHNLGAQQQHATVPATGTKSATGGVPIAVTADNHLGSAVLADPQPGHPSAGQELHQAPPAGLHKQGSKLELSPHCPVENKTTAEVPKDTVPHNPDNEPMNVDLPESSKAFVDVVVGEFIYQLHFGVEQEAPEGEPILLDLDSKLEDEEPNEDDDPNDDDPKEEGNGDKPMDIDKKKADQTPHPTKKAGISGTSQQDSPSVEAAKNNSKPGEPNPVILMTAEPTGDWNAKLLNPNNDSAKLNKLKGQKGGTVSPVRSSKRTAATSEQDSVEKATKLKARHNLEIANDKEIIYGIVWLRGDGLGVLFREHTGFDSGHTCSGMTINGSS, encoded by the exons ATGGTGGCGGGTTCGGGCAGCAAGGAGGCGGAAGGGGAGGCCCGGGGTTTAATCCTGGTTTCAATCCGGGGTTTGATCCAGGTTTTGCAGGGAGAGGCGGCCGTGGCTATGGGTCTTTTCCCCATAATCGTGGGTGGAGGTCGTAGCGGCTATGGTGGCTATGGTGGTTATGGCAGCCAGAACAACTATGGGTACCAAGGTTTTCACGGTGCTAATCGTGGCCGTCGTCCATACTATGGCGGCTATGGTGGCAAGCGTTGCCGAGGTGCAGGATATGGAGGTCAACAGTTCCAACAGCAGGCGACCCCAAACCCAACTCCGATGGGGGGAGGGAACTACGGCACCGGAGCCCACATTGCTGACCAGATGGGGCATAACTTGGGTGCCCAGCAACAGCACGCCACGGTGCCTGCAACGGGTACCAAGTCTGCCACAGGAGGTGTCCCCATCGCTGTTACAGCCGATAACCATCTTGGCTCAGCAGTGCTCGCCGATCCCCAGCCCGGCCACCCCTCGGCTGGCCAGGAGCTTCACCAGGCCCCTCCCGCTGGGCTACACAAGCAGGGGAGCAAGCTGGAACTTTCACCGCATTGTCCGGTTGAAAACAAGACAACAGCTGAGGTACCAAAAGACACTGTCCCACATAATCCTGACAATGAGCCAATGAATGTTGatttaccagagtcatccaagG CTTTTGTAGATGTGGTCGTTGGGGAATTTATCTACCAGTTGCATTTTGGGGTGGAGCAGGAGGCGCCTGAGGGTGAGCCaatcttgcttgatcttgaTTCTAAATTGGAAGATGAAGAGCCTAATGAGGATGATGATCCTAATGATGATGACCCTAAAGAGGAGGGAAATGGTGACAAACCGATggacatagataaaaaaaaagcgGATCAGACACCACATCCTACAAAGAAGGCTGGTATTAGTGGAACAAGTCAGCAGGATAGCCCCTCTGTTGAAGCTGCAAAAAATAACAGTAAGCCTGGAGAACCAAATCCAGTGATATTGATGACCGCCGAGCCAACTGGTGATTGGAATGCCAAGCTTTTGAACCCAAATAATGACTCTGCCAAGCTTAACAAGCTGAAAGGACAGAAAGGTGGGACAGTGTCTCCTGTGAGATCAAGTAAGAGGACGGCCGCAACTTCAGAACAAGACTCGGTAGAGAAGGCAACAAAGTTGAAAGCGCGCCACAACCTGGAGATCGCTAATGATAAAG AGATTATTTATGGCATTGTATGGCTCCGCGGGGACGGTCTGGGG GTACTCTTCAGGGAACACACTGGCTTCGACAGTGGGCACACTTGCAGCGGCATGACGATCAATGGGAGCAGTTAA